The region CCGGTCTTCATACTCGCCCAGCCAAAGAGTTGGTGAAGTTGGCGGGAAGTTTCGAATGCGACATCAAAATTATGAAAGATACGAAGGTTGCCAATGCGAAAAGTTTTCTCAACGTCATTTCCTTGGGAGCGGCGAAAGGGTCGGTAATCCGGATTACCGCGGATGGAAAAGACGAGAAAGAAGCGATGCAAAAAATCGTTGATTTGATTGAAAATAAGTTTGGAGAAGATGAATAAAAGATTCGGGATAAAGCCATTGCCACGCAATTTCGGGCAATGGCTTTATTTTTAACAAGAGTAAAATAATATGGGAGGTTTCCGGTTGTATAAAATAGTATAATACAAGAAATGATAACTTTCGCCAAAAAGGATTGCAAAGGTTTATGAATTTGTTTGAAGTGATTCCGGAGGGGCTGTTTCAGCTTTTGACGGGGGCCAATCGGAAACTGTACGCGGAAGCGTTGCTTCTTTTATATGAGCATTCACAACGGGAACGGTTTGGCATCCGTTACGAGGTAATGCGGGATTTGTTGCAGGAATTGCTGGAAACCCAAAGCGACGCGGGCATGCCGATGGCGCTCG is a window of Bacilli bacterium DNA encoding:
- a CDS encoding HPr family phosphocarrier protein produces the protein MIQHETRILNKTGLHTRPAKELVKLAGSFECDIKIMKDTKVANAKSFLNVISLGAAKGSVIRITADGKDEKEAMQKIVDLIENKFGEDE